From one uncultured Methanoregula sp. genomic stretch:
- a CDS encoding flavodoxin family protein, whose product MKVLGISGSMRKEGNTADLVNAILERCQSAGIKTEFISLAGKKIHPCLGCEKCKEKKACVIENDDWEKIINKVLDCDVLVIGSPTYYYDVCGHLKNFIDRTYSLYHDRRLAGRMGVAVAVQAQKGASRTIQTLEGFLSSHEFSSLGSVKGNGYHEGEVLADKEAIEKAQKIGDKIVRLVNRHNH is encoded by the coding sequence ATGAAGGTGCTGGGCATATCAGGAAGCATGCGTAAGGAAGGCAACACCGCAGATCTGGTCAATGCCATTCTTGAACGCTGCCAAAGTGCAGGGATAAAAACGGAATTTATCTCGCTTGCAGGGAAAAAGATCCATCCCTGCCTGGGCTGCGAGAAATGCAAGGAGAAGAAGGCCTGCGTCATCGAGAACGATGACTGGGAAAAAATAATCAACAAGGTGCTTGACTGCGACGTGCTCGTGATAGGTTCGCCCACGTATTATTACGATGTTTGCGGCCATCTCAAGAATTTCATCGACCGCACGTATTCCCTCTACCATGACCGCAGGCTTGCCGGCAGAATGGGCGTTGCCGTAGCGGTGCAGGCGCAAAAGGGCGCAAGCCGGACCATCCAGACGCTTGAAGGCTTCCTGAGCTCCCATGAATTCTCATCATTGGGCTCGGTCAAGGGTAACGGGTATCACGAAGGTGAAGTGCTTGCTGACAAGGAAGCAATCGAGAAGGCACAGAAGATCGGGGATAAGATCGTCCGGCTCGTAAACCGCCATAACCATTGA
- a CDS encoding 4Fe-4S dicluster domain-containing protein encodes MKTVFVRPELCIGCRHCEVACAIEHAESKRLFDAVSEEKRSQPRIYVETGMHYLTFPNRCRHCDPAPCMQVCPTEALVRDGDTGSVLVRYDRCIGCAVCAMACPFGIIRFNGVHQLDTDREVNAKCDNCIERQKAGAIPACAEACKTGALVFGDADNLIRSSRKDFTLRLIKAGETGTEVPKIPANIQAFRAIMAELAELQGES; translated from the coding sequence ATGAAAACTGTTTTTGTACGGCCTGAACTGTGTATCGGGTGCAGGCACTGCGAGGTCGCATGTGCGATCGAGCACGCAGAGAGCAAGAGATTATTCGATGCAGTTTCTGAAGAAAAAAGATCGCAGCCGCGGATTTACGTGGAAACGGGGATGCATTACCTGACCTTTCCCAACCGGTGCCGGCACTGTGATCCAGCACCGTGCATGCAGGTCTGCCCGACCGAAGCACTGGTGAGGGATGGAGACACCGGTTCTGTTCTCGTCCGGTATGACCGGTGCATCGGTTGTGCGGTATGCGCAATGGCCTGCCCGTTCGGCATCATACGGTTCAACGGCGTGCACCAGCTGGACACGGACCGCGAAGTCAATGCGAAATGCGACAACTGCATCGAGCGGCAGAAGGCCGGGGCGATTCCTGCCTGTGCCGAGGCATGCAAGACCGGGGCACTGGTGTTCGGGGATGCAGACAACTTGATCCGTTCAAGCAGGAAGGACTTCACCCTGCGATTGATCAAGGCCGGAGAGACAGGTACCGAAGTCCCGAAGATCCCGGCAAACATCCAGGCATTCCGGGCAATCATGGCAGAGCTGGCTGAGTTACAAGGGGAGTCATAA
- the cooS gene encoding anaerobic carbon-monoxide dehydrogenase catalytic subunit: MYDSSAGKKIAEARALDKTDQEIIVKAMEDGTETAWERLADQQPQCGFGQLGVCCNRCSMGPCRIEPFGKKPVRGVCGANADTIVARNLLDDLTTGAAAHSDHGREVLEVLLETAEGKTQGYQILDETKLQTVATEYGIKTTGRKKEEIAKDLALALLEEYGTVKGRIQMAERAPQKTKDIWKKLGIVPRGVDREIVESMHRIQMGVDADYTNILLHAMRTSLSDGWGGSMMATDCSDILFGTPKPLRTKANLGTLSKDKVNIALHGHNPVLSEMIVKASEDPLLKKRATEKGATGINLVGVCCTGNELLMRSGVPIAGTFLDQELAIATGALEMMVVDYQCIFPSLPQTAACYHTKIMTTSVKTKIPGAMFREFRPETAFDTAKEIIAIAIDNFPNRNPARVRIPAQPVDMMAGFSEEAIRKALGGTYKPLIDAIVAGKIKGVVGIVGCNNPKIKQDYGHITLGKELIKRNILVVETGCAAIASGKAGLLVPEAADMAGDGLKSVCKALGIPPVLHMGSCVDNSRILVMAAHVANELGVGIDQLPLGGAAPEWYSQKAIAIGTYFVASGVYTVLGIPPKIFGSANVTNLLAAQLTGIVNASFAVEPDPIKAADLLEAEINRKRKALGI, encoded by the coding sequence ATGTACGATTCATCTGCAGGAAAGAAAATTGCTGAAGCAAGAGCGCTTGACAAGACAGATCAGGAGATTATTGTAAAGGCTATGGAGGACGGCACCGAAACCGCGTGGGAACGGCTCGCGGACCAGCAGCCGCAGTGCGGCTTCGGGCAGCTCGGCGTCTGCTGCAACCGCTGTTCCATGGGGCCCTGCCGCATCGAGCCATTCGGTAAAAAACCTGTGCGGGGCGTGTGCGGGGCGAATGCCGACACGATCGTGGCACGGAACCTGCTCGACGATCTCACCACGGGGGCTGCAGCCCACTCGGACCACGGGCGCGAGGTATTAGAAGTCCTCCTCGAAACCGCGGAAGGAAAAACACAGGGATACCAGATCCTGGATGAGACCAAACTCCAGACGGTTGCCACCGAGTATGGCATAAAGACCACCGGGAGGAAGAAAGAAGAGATTGCAAAAGATCTCGCCCTTGCACTGCTGGAGGAATACGGCACGGTTAAGGGCCGCATCCAGATGGCCGAGCGGGCCCCGCAGAAGACCAAAGATATCTGGAAGAAACTTGGCATCGTTCCCCGGGGGGTTGACCGGGAAATTGTCGAATCCATGCACCGGATCCAGATGGGTGTCGATGCAGACTATACCAATATCCTCCTGCATGCCATGAGGACGTCACTCTCGGATGGCTGGGGCGGGTCGATGATGGCGACCGACTGCTCCGATATCCTGTTCGGCACCCCGAAGCCGCTCCGCACGAAGGCAAACCTCGGCACCTTAAGTAAAGACAAGGTCAACATCGCCCTCCACGGGCACAACCCGGTCCTCTCCGAGATGATCGTAAAGGCATCCGAAGACCCCTTGCTGAAGAAACGTGCCACGGAGAAAGGAGCAACGGGGATCAACCTCGTCGGCGTGTGCTGTACAGGCAATGAACTGCTGATGCGCAGCGGCGTTCCCATTGCCGGCACGTTCCTCGACCAGGAACTTGCCATTGCAACCGGTGCCCTTGAGATGATGGTGGTCGATTACCAGTGCATCTTCCCGTCCCTCCCGCAGACGGCCGCCTGCTACCATACGAAGATCATGACCACCAGTGTCAAGACGAAGATCCCGGGAGCCATGTTCAGGGAGTTCCGGCCAGAGACTGCCTTCGATACCGCAAAGGAGATCATTGCAATCGCCATCGACAACTTCCCGAACCGTAACCCGGCACGGGTCCGAATCCCGGCACAGCCGGTTGACATGATGGCGGGGTTCTCGGAAGAAGCGATCCGGAAAGCCCTTGGTGGAACTTACAAACCGCTGATCGATGCCATTGTCGCAGGCAAGATCAAAGGGGTTGTCGGCATTGTCGGCTGCAACAACCCGAAGATCAAACAGGACTACGGCCATATCACGCTCGGAAAAGAACTGATCAAGCGGAACATCCTCGTGGTCGAGACCGGGTGTGCCGCAATTGCCAGCGGAAAGGCCGGGCTGCTCGTCCCTGAAGCAGCAGACATGGCCGGTGACGGCTTAAAATCGGTCTGCAAAGCGCTCGGGATACCCCCGGTACTCCACATGGGCTCCTGCGTGGACAATTCCCGCATTCTCGTGATGGCAGCGCACGTAGCAAATGAGCTGGGTGTCGGCATCGATCAACTGCCCCTTGGCGGTGCTGCTCCCGAGTGGTATTCCCAGAAGGCGATTGCCATCGGCACGTATTTCGTTGCATCGGGGGTTTACACGGTTCTTGGCATCCCGCCCAAGATCTTCGGCAGCGCGAATGTCACGAACCTCCTTGCTGCCCAGCTCACCGGCATTGTCAATGCCTCGTTTGCCGTTGAACCCGATCCGATTAAAGCCGCCGACCTGCTCGAAGCCGAGATCAACCGGAAGCGAAAGGCGCTCGGGATATAA
- a CDS encoding NAD(P)H-dependent oxidoreductase subunit E, with the protein MDEPTLDAIIARYEAPSGRLLGILGEIQDQEGYIPRETLAMLAEKLDVRLSQLYSLTTFYSYFSLTPVGDHVITVCMGTACHVKGAVEILQTLEGMLGIKSDTTEDGKFSITTEDKRFTLEIARCFGACSMAPVLRVDGNLYGYATKEDLPTILAEYGWEP; encoded by the coding sequence ATGGATGAACCAACGCTCGATGCAATTATAGCCCGGTATGAAGCGCCGTCCGGCAGGCTTCTTGGGATCCTGGGGGAGATCCAGGACCAGGAAGGGTACATTCCCCGGGAAACGCTCGCGATGCTCGCAGAAAAGCTGGACGTCCGCCTCTCGCAGCTGTACAGCCTTACCACGTTCTACTCTTATTTCAGCCTGACACCGGTCGGTGATCATGTCATCACGGTCTGCATGGGGACTGCCTGCCACGTTAAGGGAGCCGTTGAGATCCTGCAGACACTTGAAGGCATGCTGGGGATCAAAAGCGACACCACCGAAGACGGGAAGTTCTCCATCACCACAGAGGATAAGAGATTCACCCTCGAGATCGCCCGGTGCTTTGGGGCCTGCAGCATGGCGCCGGTCCTGCGGGTTGACGGGAACCTCTATGGCTATGCAACCAAGGAAGACCTCCCGACGATCCTTGCAGAATACGGGTGGGAGCCATGA
- a CDS encoding NADH-ubiquinone oxidoreductase-F iron-sulfur binding region domain-containing protein — protein sequence MKITSTAGLETIRKAGLQKLQPGKPRIAVGLATCGIAVGGNRVFERLREIIEKDHLDIILIKIGCIGYCKEEPLVNITIPGKPLVILHKVTEADAEEILTLVQKGKVPADKALCRVPSWDHVTGCTLEYGKGFPKIPLYEKVPFFRDQKKVILRDAGLINPEDINEYIAVGGYAAAQKALTGMDSEAIIKEVEKSGLRGRGGAGFPTGLKWRITRDAKAGKKYIICNADEGDPGAYMNRNEMESDPHMLIEGMIIGAYAMGAAEGLIYIRAEYPLAIKRLKLAIEQARKYGILGSNIFGTGFSFDIGIATGAGAFVCGESTALVASIEGRTGRPHPRPPRLTDIGGGLFGYPTDLNNVETWCNVPVIIQNGSDWYARIGTIGNTGTKVFSLVGKVDRVGLVEVPLGTTLNTIVSDIGNGGSGNKKVKAVQTGGPSGGCIPLRLFDTPVDFENLNKAGSIMGSGGIVVMDEDTDMVDIARYFINFATGESCGKCVPCREGLKHSLLLLNRILAKKGTKKDIETLALLSDTIVATSLCGLGQTAPNPVLTTLAYFREEYDALVKS from the coding sequence ATGAAGATCACATCAACCGCCGGCCTGGAGACCATACGGAAGGCCGGGTTACAAAAACTTCAGCCAGGAAAACCCCGGATCGCAGTAGGCCTTGCCACCTGCGGGATCGCGGTGGGCGGCAACCGGGTGTTCGAACGCCTCCGGGAGATTATTGAAAAAGACCACCTGGATATAATCCTGATAAAAATCGGATGCATCGGTTATTGTAAGGAAGAGCCGCTCGTGAATATCACCATTCCGGGAAAACCGCTCGTGATCCTGCACAAGGTCACCGAAGCAGATGCAGAGGAGATCCTCACGCTCGTCCAAAAGGGAAAGGTACCGGCTGACAAGGCCCTGTGCCGGGTTCCATCGTGGGACCATGTCACGGGTTGCACCCTTGAGTACGGGAAAGGATTTCCCAAAATTCCTCTCTACGAAAAGGTCCCGTTCTTCAGGGACCAGAAGAAGGTGATCCTGCGGGACGCCGGCTTGATCAACCCGGAAGATATCAATGAATATATCGCAGTGGGCGGCTATGCGGCAGCCCAAAAAGCCCTGACCGGGATGGATTCGGAGGCTATCATTAAGGAAGTGGAGAAGTCCGGGCTCCGGGGCAGGGGAGGTGCTGGTTTTCCCACCGGCCTCAAGTGGCGGATCACCCGGGATGCGAAGGCCGGTAAAAAATATATCATCTGCAATGCCGACGAGGGCGATCCTGGGGCATACATGAACCGGAACGAGATGGAAAGCGACCCCCATATGCTGATCGAGGGCATGATCATAGGTGCGTATGCCATGGGCGCTGCCGAAGGTCTCATTTATATCCGGGCAGAATACCCCCTCGCCATCAAACGGCTGAAACTCGCCATTGAGCAGGCCCGGAAGTACGGGATCCTGGGGAGCAATATCTTCGGCACGGGATTCTCGTTCGATATCGGTATCGCGACGGGTGCAGGTGCATTTGTCTGCGGCGAATCGACTGCTCTCGTGGCATCCATCGAAGGACGGACCGGCCGGCCCCATCCCCGCCCGCCACGGCTGACCGACATCGGGGGCGGGCTCTTCGGGTACCCTACGGACCTCAACAATGTCGAGACCTGGTGCAACGTGCCGGTAATCATACAGAACGGCAGTGACTGGTACGCCCGTATCGGGACAATAGGCAACACCGGTACCAAGGTGTTCTCCCTTGTGGGAAAAGTCGACCGGGTCGGGCTCGTAGAAGTACCGCTCGGGACAACGCTCAACACGATTGTGTCCGATATCGGCAATGGCGGATCTGGTAACAAGAAAGTGAAAGCCGTCCAGACCGGCGGTCCTTCGGGAGGCTGCATTCCGCTCCGCTTGTTCGATACTCCCGTGGACTTCGAGAACCTCAACAAAGCCGGCTCGATCATGGGCTCCGGGGGCATTGTGGTCATGGACGAGGACACGGACATGGTTGACATTGCCCGCTACTTCATCAACTTTGCCACCGGCGAGTCCTGCGGGAAATGCGTCCCCTGCCGGGAGGGGCTCAAGCACTCGCTCCTCCTGCTCAACCGGATCCTGGCAAAGAAAGGTACGAAAAAAGATATCGAGACCCTTGCTCTCCTGTCCGACACCATTGTGGCAACATCGCTGTGCGGGCTTGGCCAGACAGCACCCAACCCGGTACTGACAACTCTTGCGTATTTCAGGGAAGAATACGATGCACTGGTGAAATCATGA
- a CDS encoding 2Fe-2S iron-sulfur cluster-binding protein gives MTHGEVNSPGAPKKRVTVIINGKKYLADEGEILLGVALREKIAIPHLCYESSLDPYGACRLCMVEVVKHGKKEMTTSCTLRAAEGMEIVTDTPEIVKHRNILFELYLAEAPKSEVIKAMAARYGVTKTRFLKKIDTTDSLGNKCVLCGLCVRACNEIMGAGAIGFINRGPYTIVNTPYFEPTKDCFGCGACVKVCPTNAIEMEDDGDVRVMKSWSVTKVPLLQCSCCGTYYAPKGLAISAMARITPSMKEEIAILCPSCRGKRIAREEILAKTGGAGNRV, from the coding sequence ATGACACACGGGGAAGTGAACAGCCCGGGTGCGCCAAAGAAACGAGTCACGGTAATCATCAACGGGAAAAAATACCTGGCAGATGAAGGAGAGATTCTCCTGGGGGTTGCGCTCCGGGAGAAGATCGCGATCCCGCATCTCTGCTACGAGTCGTCCCTTGACCCGTACGGTGCGTGCCGGCTCTGTATGGTCGAGGTGGTAAAACACGGGAAGAAGGAGATGACCACATCCTGCACCCTGCGGGCAGCAGAGGGAATGGAGATAGTCACCGATACCCCGGAAATCGTGAAACACCGGAACATCCTGTTCGAGCTCTATCTTGCAGAGGCACCAAAATCTGAAGTTATCAAAGCGATGGCGGCACGGTACGGAGTAACGAAGACCCGGTTCCTGAAGAAAATCGACACCACGGATTCGCTTGGCAACAAGTGCGTCCTCTGCGGGTTGTGTGTGCGGGCCTGCAACGAGATCATGGGGGCTGGTGCAATCGGGTTCATCAACCGGGGCCCGTACACGATTGTCAACACGCCGTATTTCGAACCAACAAAGGATTGTTTCGGGTGCGGTGCCTGCGTCAAGGTCTGCCCGACCAATGCCATTGAGATGGAAGATGACGGGGATGTGCGTGTCATGAAATCCTGGAGTGTCACAAAAGTCCCGCTGTTGCAGTGCAGCTGCTGTGGAACGTACTATGCACCCAAAGGACTCGCGATATCCGCCATGGCACGGATCACCCCGTCCATGAAAGAAGAGATTGCCATACTTTGCCCGTCATGCCGGGGGAAACGGATCGCAAGAGAGGAGATCCTGGCAAAGACCGGCGGGGCAGGTAATCGTGTCTGA
- a CDS encoding AAA family ATPase: MSDTWAEREKILDTANKIQPDFYKGTENGIRIVITGKGGVGKTTITAILAHLFAQQGFRVLAIDGDPQQNLAVTLGIPPPVAEQIIPVSRSVEYLREKTGAVPGLSPGGLLTINPDVSDVVDRFSVDVAGNLRVLVMGGVRQAGSGCLCPEYTLLTAILRHMRLLKDDVILLDTPAGLEHFGRAVADGFTCAVVVADPSYNSLTVARESAALARQLGIGHIILVVNRVGRPEDRDKARERAGRLDEFSRVMLLSFDSGVLAAEPEVIPLLTTESEFMRAIKSLAVTISHKCEVQSPEFP, encoded by the coding sequence GTGTCTGATACCTGGGCAGAACGGGAAAAAATTCTCGATACTGCCAATAAAATCCAGCCAGACTTCTATAAAGGAACGGAGAACGGGATACGGATCGTTATCACCGGGAAAGGCGGGGTCGGCAAAACCACGATAACCGCCATCCTCGCCCACCTGTTTGCACAGCAGGGGTTCCGGGTACTTGCCATTGACGGTGACCCCCAGCAGAATCTCGCGGTGACCCTGGGAATTCCGCCACCAGTTGCAGAACAGATTATTCCGGTTTCCCGGAGCGTGGAATACCTGCGCGAAAAAACGGGAGCCGTACCGGGATTATCCCCGGGAGGGTTGCTCACCATCAATCCCGATGTGAGTGATGTGGTAGACCGGTTCTCAGTGGACGTTGCCGGAAACCTGAGGGTGCTCGTAATGGGCGGGGTCCGACAGGCAGGTTCCGGCTGTCTTTGCCCGGAGTACACACTTCTTACAGCAATCCTCCGGCACATGCGGCTCCTTAAAGACGATGTGATCCTTCTGGACACACCGGCCGGCCTTGAGCATTTCGGCCGGGCTGTTGCCGATGGTTTTACCTGTGCAGTCGTTGTCGCGGATCCCTCCTACAATTCCCTCACGGTAGCACGGGAATCCGCTGCGCTGGCGCGACAACTGGGGATCGGGCATATTATTCTGGTCGTGAATCGTGTGGGCAGGCCGGAGGACCGGGACAAAGCACGTGAGCGGGCCGGACGTCTCGATGAATTTTCCCGGGTTATGCTGCTCTCCTTTGATTCAGGAGTACTTGCTGCAGAACCTGAAGTCATCCCCCTCCTTACGACCGAATCGGAGTTCATGCGTGCGATCAAATCCCTCGCGGTAACCATTTCCCATAAGTGTGAAGTCCAATCACCGGAATTCCCGTGA
- a CDS encoding amino acid permease, with amino-acid sequence MSDTRVRPALKREIGLFGATALGIGAIIGSGIFIVTGIVAGIAGPAMVISVIIAGVIAVFSAMSVAELGAYLPEEGGTYAYAQKLISPFAGFIAGWIWIFSNIFVGAAVSLGFAHYFVTLFPAIPVKIIAAVICTLFLFINYIGLKGSVLFNNILVTAKVLILLFFVAFGLGFFHPGNVIPLAPGGAVGILSGAALIFFAYTGFARVTIMAEEVKDPEKTIPRSIFLALGISTVIYLLVSVVAVGLTGAPALAQSGSPLADAIGITGNPGAVLVISLGAMIATASVLLTTIMGISRIVFSMARSRDLPLLFGMIHPRFSTPHYAIAVTGACMIAALLLADLTLVVSISTFAMLLYYLIANIAALRLPREHRRYPTWVPVMGALSCTGLIVFLSPDSWIIGCIGLLLGVTWFLFRRKTVA; translated from the coding sequence ATGTCAGATACCCGGGTCCGTCCGGCCCTGAAGCGCGAGATCGGTCTCTTCGGTGCCACGGCGCTCGGAATCGGGGCGATCATCGGTTCCGGTATCTTCATCGTAACCGGCATTGTTGCCGGCATTGCCGGCCCTGCAATGGTGATTTCCGTCATCATCGCGGGAGTTATAGCGGTGTTCTCGGCCATGAGCGTGGCTGAACTTGGCGCATATCTCCCGGAAGAGGGCGGGACTTATGCATATGCACAGAAATTAATCTCCCCTTTTGCCGGGTTTATCGCAGGCTGGATCTGGATCTTCTCGAACATCTTTGTCGGGGCCGCAGTCTCGCTGGGATTCGCCCATTATTTTGTCACGCTGTTCCCCGCAATTCCGGTAAAAATTATTGCTGCGGTGATATGCACGCTCTTCCTCTTCATCAATTACATAGGGCTCAAAGGATCGGTGCTTTTCAATAACATTCTTGTAACAGCGAAAGTCCTGATCCTCCTGTTCTTTGTGGCGTTCGGGCTGGGCTTTTTCCACCCGGGCAACGTTATCCCTCTTGCTCCGGGAGGAGCTGTGGGAATCCTCAGCGGTGCAGCCCTCATCTTTTTTGCCTATACCGGGTTTGCCCGGGTTACCATCATGGCCGAAGAGGTTAAAGATCCGGAGAAAACCATACCCCGCTCCATCTTCCTCGCGCTTGGCATCTCAACCGTCATCTATCTGCTCGTAAGTGTTGTCGCCGTCGGCCTCACCGGTGCCCCTGCACTTGCGCAGTCCGGTTCTCCCCTCGCTGACGCGATCGGGATTACCGGAAATCCCGGGGCGGTCCTGGTGATCTCGCTGGGGGCGATGATCGCAACAGCGAGTGTACTGCTGACCACCATCATGGGGATATCCCGCATCGTCTTCTCCATGGCCCGCAGCCGGGATCTTCCCCTGCTGTTCGGCATGATACATCCCCGGTTCAGTACACCTCATTATGCGATTGCAGTCACCGGTGCATGCATGATTGCCGCCCTGCTCCTTGCCGATCTCACGCTGGTCGTCTCGATCAGCACGTTCGCTATGTTGCTGTACTACCTGATCGCCAACATCGCTGCACTCCGTCTGCCACGAGAGCACCGCCGTTATCCCACATGGGTCCCGGTAATGGGAGCCCTGAGTTGTACCGGGCTTATCGTTTTTCTCAGCCCGGATTCCTGGATTATCGGCTGTATCGGGCTCCTTCTGGGGGTAACATGGTTCTTGTTCCGCAGGAAAACGGTTGCATGA
- a CDS encoding DUF4405 domain-containing protein, translating to MKRITINAFVDICCLITFIPSLITGLVLYFFLPSGGGRGGSWVTWMGITRHDWVLWHDIASFAFAALLLLHLLLHWKFFKNIGRNFRTDTNESDT from the coding sequence ATGAAACGCATCACCATCAATGCATTTGTCGATATCTGCTGCCTGATCACCTTCATCCCGTCGCTCATCACCGGGCTGGTACTGTACTTCTTCCTGCCATCCGGTGGAGGGAGGGGAGGCAGCTGGGTTACATGGATGGGGATAACCCGGCATGACTGGGTCCTCTGGCACGATATTGCGAGTTTTGCCTTCGCTGCCCTGCTCCTCCTTCACCTGCTGCTGCACTGGAAGTTTTTCAAAAATATCGGAAGGAATTTCAGGACAGATACAAATGAGTCGGACACGTGA
- a CDS encoding HAMP domain-containing sensor histidine kinase, which yields MQQCDTGGAWWNSLMNPHPIIFVLLILAGLAFEIGVHYFLGITIVYTHFYYLIIVIAGLWFGRKAIWVALFFGGLHIVVSYILTGAIPPDAVVRAIMMFIVAFVIGTIVEQTRCYYNQISEQNRELNDVNEEMRSLNDQLKDSEAAFQTANKKLNLLSSITRHDIKNQLLGLMGFIELSKEKCTDQEMLHFIEREDTAAQAIRRQIEFTKDYEELGVHAPRWQDIGMHLMALRSLFTDGEIEISINVDGLEIFADPLLEKVFENMIDNSRRHGERVRHISFSTMYYDQDSLAIVYEDDGIGVHEAEKDRIFEKGFGKNTGLGLFLSREILAITGLAIKESGIYGKGVRFEILVPKGKFRFMQPVTSPT from the coding sequence TTGCAGCAATGCGATACGGGGGGAGCCTGGTGGAATTCGCTGATGAATCCCCACCCGATCATTTTTGTGCTCCTCATCCTTGCCGGCCTCGCATTTGAAATCGGCGTTCATTACTTCCTCGGTATCACTATCGTTTACACGCATTTTTATTATCTCATCATCGTTATTGCAGGTCTCTGGTTCGGGAGAAAAGCGATCTGGGTGGCTCTCTTTTTCGGCGGTTTGCATATCGTGGTATCCTATATTCTCACGGGCGCAATCCCCCCGGACGCCGTGGTGAGGGCAATAATGATGTTTATCGTGGCGTTCGTCATCGGGACTATTGTGGAACAGACGCGATGTTACTATAACCAGATCTCAGAGCAGAACCGTGAGCTGAACGATGTCAACGAGGAGATGCGTTCCCTCAATGACCAGCTCAAAGACTCCGAGGCTGCATTCCAGACCGCCAACAAAAAGCTCAATCTCCTCTCCAGCATCACACGCCATGATATCAAGAACCAGCTTCTGGGGCTCATGGGTTTTATCGAACTGTCAAAAGAGAAGTGCACGGATCAGGAGATGCTGCATTTCATCGAACGGGAGGATACCGCAGCACAGGCGATCCGGAGGCAGATCGAGTTCACGAAAGATTACGAGGAACTCGGGGTCCATGCCCCACGGTGGCAGGATATCGGCATGCATTTAATGGCCCTGCGATCTCTCTTCACTGACGGGGAGATCGAGATCTCGATTAATGTGGATGGACTTGAGATCTTCGCTGACCCACTTCTCGAAAAAGTCTTTGAGAACATGATCGATAATTCGCGCCGCCACGGTGAGCGCGTCCGGCATATCTCCTTTTCCACAATGTATTATGATCAGGATTCCCTCGCAATCGTGTACGAAGATGATGGCATTGGCGTGCACGAGGCCGAAAAAGATCGAATCTTTGAGAAAGGGTTCGGAAAAAATACCGGCCTTGGTTTATTCCTCTCGCGGGAGATCCTCGCCATCACCGGCCTTGCCATCAAAGAGTCCGGGATTTATGGTAAAGGAGTCCGGTTCGAGATTCTTGTACCGAAAGGAAAATTCCGGTTTATGCAACCGGTAACCAGTCCCACGTGA
- a CDS encoding DUF2124 domain-containing protein, with protein MATKEVFHGVPGILRPFKEFIEKNGLKKGDQIVYYGVPGTCTPFVELLGFALRSLELEQVFVPFVDESKAKKIVHVDDVGMQARMGPVTLKPKAIVVMGGLSMPNVPVKAEQVKAVLDKYPGATVIGVCFMHMFEKAGWLDTISFDCLIDANIDPVEVTTDT; from the coding sequence ATGGCCACAAAGGAAGTCTTCCACGGTGTCCCGGGTATCCTGCGCCCGTTTAAGGAATTTATCGAGAAGAACGGATTAAAAAAAGGCGACCAGATCGTCTACTACGGGGTCCCGGGGACCTGCACCCCGTTTGTCGAACTTCTCGGTTTCGCCCTCCGCTCACTAGAGCTCGAACAGGTTTTTGTTCCGTTCGTTGACGAGAGCAAGGCAAAAAAGATCGTTCATGTCGATGATGTTGGCATGCAGGCCCGCATGGGACCCGTGACATTGAAACCCAAAGCAATCGTTGTCATGGGTGGCTTATCGATGCCGAATGTGCCGGTGAAAGCAGAGCAGGTAAAAGCGGTTCTGGATAAATATCCCGGAGCAACGGTCATCGGCGTCTGCTTCATGCACATGTTCGAGAAGGCCGGGTGGCTGGACACAATATCATTCGACTGCCTGATCGATGCGAACATCGATCCGGTGGAAGTTACCACGGATACTTGA